In Eubacteriales bacterium mix99, the DNA window ATTCGTACATATGGACATGGGCAGAAATCCATGCGTTTTGCTTCTCGTTAATAAAAGCCTCCACATAAGGATACATGCTGTAGGTCATAACACCAACAAACAGCCATGCGTCGATGATTTCACCGGTATCCGGATCAATGATGTGCGCCGGATCTCCGGCCCAGTCTACTTCGATCTGTTCGCCGGGTTTACGGTCGATATGCATTGTTGCACGGCGTTTCTGCTCATCCTGCTGGATGTAATAGCAAAACTGGGAATACATAAGCGGGTTCTCGCCTGCTAAACGGCACTCTTCCATGTATTCCGTCCACAGGAGCTTTTTATTGACCCCATTGCGGAGCAACTCCTTGCGGATGTAGTTGAAATCCGGCATACGCTTTTGCGAAGATGCCGAATGCTTATTGGCAGACGGAAACAATATATCTGCCAATACCTGATCAGTCTGGTTCGCTTCAAGCGGCCAGGAAAGCTGAATATCCTTTGCCCGCTTAAGAACCCGATTGACCGTTTTCTTTGAGACACTGCAGCTGTCTGCAATGCTCTGCTGGCTGAGCCCCAGATGAGATAATCTAAGAATCTCTCGGTATTTGGTCATGGTGTGACTTCCTTTAAAATGTATTTACACCAACGGTGCATGGATACATTATAAAGGATATTTATAAACGGTTTCCACTACCGGAATCGTGGTTTCCGTTATTCCGGAATGACGGTTTCCTAATACCGGACAGGTGGTGTCACCGGAACCGGAATACTCATCACTGAAAAGCCCCTCCATCTCATTAACAAAATGTGTTGAAAACAAAATAAGCTTTGGTCTCTGCGTATAGTCTGATAAAAGCTCGCTGATAAACAGTTTGCGCATGGCGGCATCCATGCCGAGATATGCCTCGTCATATATGGTAATCGGCGTCTGTCCTGCTAGCCCGATAATCACACGTACTGCCGAACGCATACCGTGACTTAAGTCTCCCATTGTCTTTTTTTGCAGGTATTTCAAACAGCTTTATAAGTTTTTCTGCATAAGCGGTATCCCAGTTAGGACGGAGTGCAGCTGCTATTTTAAAAAGGTCTTTTACCTTAAAGGCATTTTCTATTTCACCCTGATCGTCATAGATAAAGGCAACTCGTGGCATTATATTCCTGTTTTCATAAGGATTTTCGCCAGATATAGTTATTGTTCCTGAGGTTGCCCTGCGATAGGCGCAGAGCAACGACAAAAGTGAGGTCTTTCCTGCTCCGTTCCTGCCAAGCACCCCGCATATTCCCTGCTCGGGAAGTTTTAAACTTACATTATTGAGCGCAACGGTATTTCCGTATTTAAGTGATACATTTTCGAGATTAATCATTTTTTTCTCCTTTCCATGCACTATCGATCATTTCATGAATCTCCTTGAGGGAAAAACCCAGGGGTTTTGCCAGAGCTGTCAGAGGCTCTATCTGCTCCTGAAAAAAAGCCTGTGAAAATCGTTTTTTAAGCTTTTCTGGGGCATCGGGGCTCACATACATTCCAAGCCCGCGTTTCTTATAAATTATGCCCTCATCTACCAGAAGATTAATTCCTTTCAGTACGGTGACAGGATTTATGTTGTAATGGCTGACAAGCTGGCTGTTTGAGGGTATTTGTTCATCAGGTTCCAGCCGCCCGTTGAGAATATCCTCTTCAATCGTCTCTTTGATTTGTAGATAAATGGGACGGTTACTGTCCAGAGCTGACTTCATGGCGTCCTCCTTTCACTTGTAGTGTTATTGTATAATAGTGTTATATATGAGTATAA includes these proteins:
- a CDS encoding ATP-binding cassette domain-containing protein, with the translated sequence MINLENVSLKYGNTVALNNVSLKLPEQGICGVLGRNGAGKTSLLSLLCAYRRATSGTITISGENPYENRNIMPRVAFIYDDQGEIENAFKVKDLFKIAAALRPNWDTAYAEKLIKLFEIPAKKDNGRLKSRYAFGSTCDYRASRTDADYHI
- a CDS encoding GntR family transcriptional regulator translates to MKSALDSNRPIYLQIKETIEEDILNGRLEPDEQIPSNSQLVSHYNINPVTVLKGINLLVDEGIIYKKRGLGMYVSPDAPEKLKKRFSQAFFQEQIEPLTALAKPLGFSLKEIHEMIDSAWKGEKND